The Candidatus Marinimicrobia bacterium CG08_land_8_20_14_0_20_45_22 nucleotide sequence CGGCCAGTAAAAACCAAACGGCATCAGATAGGATACTTCCATATTGCGGTCACCATAAATTACCATTTCGCTGAAACCGATTATCGTGGAGCCTTTAAAAAAAGGAATGTCGATACGATGAGCCGCTAAATATTTCGGGCGGTTTCGTGTCTCGGTTGGGATATTCCGGTACTGCGTACTGTCATTCATCAATGAACCGTGCATGAAGGTCAGTTTTATGCCCCGGTATTGCGTGTTGAATCCGATATAGGAAAAAAGAGGAGCGCTTTTCGAAAGAATCAAGTTATTCGTCCCGCCGGCACCCCAGGAGACCGGTTGGCGGTAAAGTCCAAGATCAAAGTTAGCATTATGATAGACCAGCGAGCTCTGGATATTGTCAAAAGTTATGGTGCTATCCGCCTGAAACATGCTCCACATGCCGCGTTCTTCATCGTATGGTTCAGTGAAGGCTGGGTTGTGTCTGACTGCGAAACGGGCAAAACTGGTATGAAAGGTAAACGATTTTCCCAGAGCGCCGCGGAACATGTATTTATCTGAAAACATTTGTTTCTGGTGATTCCCCTTCCAGTCCATCCGGCCGCGCGCGCCGACGTCGAACCAGAAAAACGTCTCGCCTTTTTCGTACATCAAGAAATGGTTTTCCTCAACAGCATCCTGGCGCGAAAAAAGTTGCGGGAAAGCTTTTCCGAAATAGCCTTTCTGGAAAAGAGGAACCGCAATGGAATCCGCTCCGGAAACCTGTCGTTCGGTTTCATAGCAGTAGTCGGCCAAATATTCCCGTAATATCTTCTTCTCGACGCGCGAAAGTCGGGCATCATTTTGTTCGGCTTGCCGGAGAAAGGCCACAATTTCATCGCGTGTCAGCGGCAAGGCTAGGTCGTTCAGGCCGCGAATTGTTCCCTGCGTTTCTAATCTTCTCAGAAAATCGTAGACCGGGCTGGTTGCTGGAACATTAAGACCAGCTGCATAAATAGCGGCGGGCAAGATTACGGTCGCCAGTAATAAAAAAAGTATAAGTCGGTAGTCGCGAGTCATATTGGCCAAAATATACAATTATTCTATCAGTAGCGGAAATGCTTGATCGGTTCACCCTGCTCGCCGATCTGGGTCATGGCGTCGATGCCGATTTGCAGGTGAATCCGGCTCCATTCGGCGGTGACCTGTTTATCGGACTCATCGGTTTTTACACCTTCAGGGGTCAGCGGCAGATCTGAGACCAATAGCAAGGCGCCGCGGGCGATTTCATTGTAATGTCCGACAATGAAAATCGTGGCAGTTTCCATGTCAATGGCGATGCAGGTCATATCTTTCAGGCGCTGATGAAATTTGGCGTCATGTTCCCAGACCCGGCGGTTGGTCGTGTAAACCACGCCGGTGCGGTAATCAAAACCGCGTTGTACGATAATCTCGGAGACAAATTTATGTAATTTAAAAGAAGGCAGAGCCGGAACTTCCGGCGGGAAGTAATCGAGGCTGGTACCTTCGCCGCGGATCGCTGCAATCGGCAGGATAAAGTATCCAATCTCGGTGGATTTTTTCAGTCCGCCGCATTTACCGAGAAACAATACCCTTTTCGGACGCACTGCCACCAGCAGATCCATAATGATCGCGGCGTTTGGCGAACCGATTCCGCAATTGATAATCGTCAGCCCGGCGGAATTCGTGGCGGCCTGCATCGGGCGATTTTCACCATAAAGCTCACAATTAAACATATCACAAAAATTAGTCACGTAGTTACGGGAATTGGTTAGCAAAATATAGTCGCCGAATTTGTCGAGCGGCATGCCGGTGTAACGCGGCAGCCAGTTTTTAGCGATTTCAAGTTTGTTTATCATTTTGTTATCTCGCTCAAATTGAAAATAATATTATAGCCGCCAGGGCGCAGATCGCACCCAATCCCTGTTTGAGTCCCAGCGGCTCCCTTAGAAAGATCAATGCCAGAACAATGCTGATCAGCGGGTAAAGAGCAGTCATCGTAACTATAGTCGTCACTTTGCCGCGACTGACCGCCTGAAGGAAAAACAGCGAGCCCAGCATACCAAACAGGCCGGTCAGAATCGCCCAGAAGGCACCGGCGGTCTGCCATTGAATCTGATCTTGGAAGGCGATTAAGACCCCGAGGCCAACGATTACCGAACCAACAGCCTGAAAAACCAAAGCACTTTGCGGATTGATATATTTTGTAGCGATTTTCGGCAGAAAGCCCCAGAAACCCCACAAAAAAAGAGCGGTCAGCGCCGGCACAATCCAGGTTTTCACTTTAATCCTCTCTGCATGAAAAAGAAAAATTCGGTCTGCATATTTGCCACGCAAAGTACAAACATTTTTCAAATCAGTCAAATTTATTTGGTTCGGAAAATATTAACCGCAGAGTTCGCAGAGTACGCAGAGGAAAATTATTGGTCATTTTTACACGTTAATTAATGTCTTAGTCATAAAATAGAGTTCTGTGCATGATTAAAGGAAAAACTCTGCGAACTCTGCGGTTTAAAAATGATACACCAGATTAATCTGATGTTCTTGTCCGCCGCGGTTGGCGTATTTTACTCCGGGTGTTTGAGTAGTGAGGTGGATCGGGCTGTCGTCTAAGCGCTTGCCGGTCGGAATCAGTTGCCGGAAAGCATAGGTCAAACCAAGCGGACCCAGGTGAAATTCCGTTTCAGCGTGCAGATCCAGAATATGCAGGCTGTATTTGAAAGGATAATTGATGTCTTTTGATACAACTCCGCACATCATATTAGAAATACCATCAATCTGAAAATCGAAAAGCGTATGGGTATAAACTGCACCGGCCTTGATCTGGACATACCGCATCTGAAAACTATGATCGAAGCCGATCTGTTGGCTGAATGATTTGCCTTGCGAGAGATTTATCTCAGCGGAATGTGAAATCGGTACAAAAATCAAATAGTAGCCGACTACCGGGGTATTTAATGAGGCTGAGAGATTGTAATTCGCTACCGACAGTCCGCTGGTAAATTCCCAGGTTTGGCGTTTGATGCGATTTATAAGAGCCACACCGGAACGACTGAGATTTCCTTTGCCAAGTGACGATTTGTCAACTTTGCTGGGTCGGTTGTTGTCAATAAAATAGGAATATTTATCTGTATAGCAGATCAGTGAAAGTTCCTGCAAACCCGGCCGGAGAGAAGACAATGAAAATTTGTAAATCCGTGCGAAGCCGTCCAGAGGAATATCAATCCGGCGCTTGCCGGACAGAGAATCATACGGACTGGAATTGACATACCGAATTTGCCAGTCGGCCGAAAAATCGGCATAATTCAGAGCCGCTCCAATTCGCCAGTGCCGGTTTAGGCGCGTCGCCAGCCAGACGGAGAAACCGGTTTTTTCTAGGCTCAGGGTATTGTTTAATTCCCGGCCAAAAGTTGGTTCGAGCAGGTCAAAAAAGTACTTATTTGTACGGGAGTCTTCGCTCTGCGGAAAGGAAATAATGTCAATCGTAGGCGACGTATTGATCTGACCGTATTCTGTCCCAAGACCAAGAATTCTGTCGCCTCTTGAAATGATCCAGCGGGTGTTTAGTCGGGTATTTTCGATCCTGAAGCGGCTGGCAAGACTGGTTTCGTCTTTTAGAT carries:
- a CDS encoding AMP nucleosidase, with the translated sequence MINKLEIAKNWLPRYTGMPLDKFGDYILLTNSRNYVTNFCDMFNCELYGENRPMQAATNSAGLTIINCGIGSPNAAIIMDLLVAVRPKRVLFLGKCGGLKKSTEIGYFILPIAAIRGEGTSLDYFPPEVPALPSFKLHKFVSEIIVQRGFDYRTGVVYTTNRRVWEHDAKFHQRLKDMTCIAIDMETATIFIVGHYNEIARGALLLVSDLPLTPEGVKTDESDKQVTAEWSRIHLQIGIDAMTQIGEQGEPIKHFRY